Proteins co-encoded in one Gracilimonas sediminicola genomic window:
- the fabG gene encoding 3-oxoacyl-[acyl-carrier-protein] reductase: protein MSLTLEGKTCLVTGGSRGIGRAIALKLADFGADVAITYARSADAAEEVKSEIEAKGRKAKALQADAVNYERAEEVINEIVNDWEKLDVIVNNAGITKDNLILRMSEEQWDDVITTNLKSIFNYSKAAAKPMMRNRGGSIINISSVVGITGNAGQSNYAASKAGIIGFTKSYAKELSSRNIRANVIAPGYILTDMTGELDEKVLEGIKAETPLGRAGEADEVADAVVFLSSDMSSYITGEVIRVDGGMAM from the coding sequence ATGAGTTTAACACTTGAAGGAAAAACGTGTTTGGTAACCGGAGGCAGCCGGGGTATAGGAAGAGCCATTGCGCTTAAGCTGGCTGATTTTGGCGCCGATGTTGCCATAACCTATGCCCGCTCGGCTGACGCCGCAGAAGAAGTAAAGTCCGAGATTGAAGCAAAAGGGCGCAAAGCAAAAGCACTCCAGGCCGATGCGGTTAATTACGAACGTGCTGAAGAAGTAATCAATGAGATTGTAAATGACTGGGAAAAGCTGGATGTGATTGTAAACAACGCCGGCATTACCAAAGACAATCTTATCCTTCGCATGAGCGAAGAGCAATGGGATGATGTGATCACCACGAACCTGAAAAGTATTTTCAATTATTCTAAAGCAGCCGCCAAACCCATGATGAGAAATCGAGGCGGATCTATCATTAATATTAGTTCCGTTGTGGGTATTACCGGCAACGCAGGCCAAAGTAATTACGCAGCCTCTAAAGCCGGTATTATTGGGTTCACCAAATCATATGCCAAAGAACTTTCGTCCAGAAATATTCGTGCAAATGTAATTGCTCCGGGATATATTCTGACCGACATGACCGGTGAGCTTGACGAGAAAGTATTGGAAGGTATCAAAGCGGAAACTCCACTTGGAAGAGCAGGAGAGGCCGATGAAGTAGCTGATGCCGTT
- the fabD gene encoding ACP S-malonyltransferase, with translation MSTAYLFPGQGSQFVGMGKELYDSNPHAAKYFDDANEILGIDLKTIMFEGPQEKLTQTEFTQPAIFLHSVALFKTLGVTPDMVAGHSLGEFSALVACGAVSFEDALKIVRRRGELMQKAGTDNPGTMAAVIGMEDEAVEKVCAQATEETGKEVIAANYNCPGQLVISGYQEAVEKAVELAKENGARMAKLLPVSGAFHSSLMQPAYDGLKDQLQKLDISETNCPIYSNYTAEATTDPEEIRSNLLNQLLNPVRWTQTLNNMSSDGANAFVEVGPGKVLQGLVKRTLKDVEISGHQ, from the coding sequence ATGAGTACAGCCTATTTATTTCCCGGACAGGGATCTCAATTTGTAGGAATGGGGAAAGAGCTATACGACTCCAACCCTCATGCCGCAAAGTATTTTGATGATGCCAATGAAATTTTAGGCATCGACCTGAAGACCATTATGTTTGAAGGTCCACAAGAGAAACTTACCCAAACCGAGTTTACACAACCCGCCATATTTCTGCACTCCGTGGCGTTATTTAAAACGCTGGGTGTCACACCCGATATGGTTGCCGGACACAGCCTGGGCGAATTTTCTGCCCTGGTAGCATGTGGGGCCGTTTCTTTTGAAGATGCGCTAAAAATTGTTCGCCGTCGGGGTGAATTGATGCAGAAAGCCGGTACGGATAATCCCGGAACCATGGCTGCTGTTATTGGAATGGAGGATGAGGCTGTAGAAAAAGTTTGTGCTCAGGCTACTGAAGAAACCGGCAAAGAAGTGATTGCTGCTAATTACAACTGTCCGGGGCAGCTTGTGATTTCCGGATATCAGGAAGCGGTAGAGAAAGCTGTTGAACTTGCCAAAGAGAATGGAGCCCGAATGGCAAAATTACTTCCGGTAAGTGGAGCGTTTCATTCCTCTTTAATGCAGCCGGCTTACGATGGTTTAAAAGATCAACTGCAGAAATTGGACATCAGCGAAACAAACTGCCCGATTTACAGTAACTACACCGCCGAAGCTACCACTGATCCTGAAGAGATCAGATCAAATTTGTTAAATCAGTTATTGAATCCGGTACGCTGGACACAAACCTTGAACAACATGAGCTCGGATGGAGCGAATGCCTTTGTGGAAGTTGGTCCCGGTAAAGTGCTTCAGGGCTTGGTTAAAAGAACATTGAAAGACGTAGAAATTTCAGGACATCAATAA
- a CDS encoding beta-ketoacyl-ACP synthase III translates to MEVKRAKITSVGQYLPEDRMTNKDLEKLVDTNDEWIRTRTGIEERRILKDPEKATAFMGAEAAKEALKNRGISAEEIDLIILATVTPDYMFPATACLVQGMIGAKNAFAFDLSAACSGFLYALSTGTMYIESGRAKKVLVIGTDKMSSILDMTDRTTCILFGDGAGAVLLEESEDGTGIIDQKHYTEGDSECSLYQPAGGSRNPATEETVKNKMHYLQQDGRAVFKKATMGMADVSLEIMERNNLEPEDVAWLVPHQANLRIIDATARRMGLSNEKVMININKYGNTTAATIPLCLYDWKDKLNHGDNIILAAFGGGFTWGAIYLTWGIK, encoded by the coding sequence ATGGAAGTAAAACGAGCTAAAATTACATCGGTAGGACAATATCTGCCTGAAGATCGAATGACAAACAAAGATCTTGAGAAACTGGTAGATACCAATGATGAATGGATCAGAACACGCACAGGAATTGAGGAGCGGCGAATTCTTAAAGACCCTGAGAAAGCTACGGCTTTTATGGGAGCAGAAGCTGCAAAAGAAGCCCTGAAAAATCGTGGTATATCTGCCGAAGAGATTGACCTTATTATTCTTGCCACGGTAACACCGGATTATATGTTCCCGGCAACAGCATGCCTTGTACAAGGTATGATAGGTGCTAAAAATGCTTTTGCTTTTGATCTTTCGGCCGCCTGCTCGGGTTTTCTTTATGCGCTGAGCACCGGTACTATGTACATCGAGTCTGGCCGGGCCAAAAAAGTTTTGGTAATCGGTACCGATAAAATGAGCTCCATCCTGGATATGACCGACAGAACCACATGTATATTGTTTGGTGATGGAGCCGGAGCGGTATTATTGGAAGAGTCAGAAGACGGCACCGGCATTATAGATCAGAAGCATTACACGGAAGGCGATTCGGAATGCAGCCTGTATCAGCCGGCCGGAGGAAGCAGAAACCCAGCTACCGAAGAAACTGTGAAAAATAAAATGCACTACCTACAACAGGATGGTCGCGCAGTTTTCAAGAAAGCAACGATGGGAATGGCCGATGTGTCACTCGAAATTATGGAGCGGAATAACCTGGAGCCGGAGGATGTAGCATGGCTGGTTCCGCATCAGGCAAATTTGAGAATTATTGATGCAACTGCCCGCCGAATGGGACTCTCTAACGAGAAAGTGATGATCAATATTAATAAGTATGGAAATACAACGGCGGCAACCATTCCGCTTTGTTTGTATGATTGGAAAGATAAGTTGAATCACGGCGACAACATCATATTGGCTGCCTTTGGTGGCGGCTTTACGTGGGGCGCCATTTATTTAACATGGGGGATTAAGTAA